In the genome of Rhodamnia argentea isolate NSW1041297 chromosome 3, ASM2092103v1, whole genome shotgun sequence, one region contains:
- the LOC115752413 gene encoding uncharacterized protein LOC115752413: MGCISSKVVSRSISYREELNQGSRSTGKSIVALEDIFSSNKGSDQFLTLVCTANTVANRLRCESINSESKTSPRSTKATFEIDRNCDCSAVSEGGTEGNRPKPAISQLFHEDSESFIVEPPKRSRSWHSFFEEEMPSANAENYGKSRDRSEWEYKGVGRSRSFHTVEEYDALLARILSTSVSHDDYVAENQEKTPHTESSMHSDQNKYNIKTEDRAPQNDDVLVDKNIANDEPVIDYSITVLVSGSETKEVIPSSLESRTSDKLIAKDDVAQEERCMIERGFKRKVIARGLESLAIPSTVELPAVASLREWLPARGQVYSPGTYTTPKFGTYSLPESENLSEATEDNIFTKELVLAIEEHMQELEAEEETILKQIADKWEREGAKENLDEVATT; encoded by the coding sequence ATGGGCTGCATTTCCTCAAAAGTTGTATCACGGTCAATTAGCTACAGAGAAGAGCTGAATCAGGGTTCGCGGAGTACCGGAAAATCCATAGTAGCGCTGGAAGATATATTCAGCTCTAACAAGGGCAGTGACCAATTCCTCACGCTTGTTTGTACTGCTAACACGGTAGCCAACCGGCTCCGGTGTGAAAGTATCAATTCAGAGTCGAAAACAAGCCCCAGATCAACCAAAGctacttttgagatcgatagaAATTGTGATTGCTCAGCAGTTTCAGAAGGAGGAACAGAAGGAAATCGCCCGAAGCCAGCAATTTCTCAGCTCTTCCATGAAGATTCAGAATCCTTTATTGTTGAACCTCCTAAACGGTCCAGAAGTTGGcattcattttttgaagaagAGATGCCTTCAGCTAATGCTGAGAACTATGGCAAGAGTAGAGATAGATCCGAGTGGGAGTACAAAGGTGTAGGTCGTTCAAGAAGCTTTCATACGGTTGAGGAATATGATGCACTGCTGGCTAGGATTTTGTCAACAAGCGTTTCTCATGATGATTATGTCGCAGAGAACCAAGAGAAAACACCACACACTGAATCTTCAATGCACAGCGATCAGAACAAGTACAATATCAAGACAGAGGATAGAGCACCACAGAATGATGATGTTTTGGTGGACAAGAACATTGCAAACGATGAACCTGTCATAGATTACTCGATCACGGTATTGGTGTCAGGATCAGAAACCAAAGaagtgatcccaagttcactggAGTCCCGCACAAGCGATAAGTTAATTGCCAAAGATGATGTTGCTCAAGAAGAGAGATGCATGATAGAgagaggattcaagagaaaggTCATTGCAAGAGGGCTTGAATCGCTTGCAATCCCAAGCACGGTTGAATTGCCAGCAGTTGCAAGCTTAAGGGAATGGCTCCCTGCAAGAGGGCAAGTCTACTCTCCTGGAACCTACACAACTCCTAAGTTTGGCACCTATTCTTTACCGGAGTCGGAGAATCTAAGCGAGGCCACCGAGGACAACATCTTCACCAAGGAATTGGTGCTCGCCATTGAGGAGCACATGCAAGAActagaagcagaagaagaaacaaTTCTCAAACAAATTGCAGACAAATGGGAACGGGAAGGTGCCAAGGAGAATCTAGATGAAGTTGCTACAACCTAG
- the LOC115752414 gene encoding ubiquitin-conjugating enzyme E2 11-like — protein MASKRIQKELQDLQRDPPTSCSAGPVGEDLFHWQATIMGPPDSPYAGGVFFIMIHFPPDYPFKPPKVNFQTKVYHPNINSNGSICLDILKEQWSPALTISKVLLSICSLLTDPNPDDPLVPEIAHIYKHQRNRYEETARAWTQKYAMG, from the exons ATGGCTAGCAAGAGAATTCAGAAGGAACTACAGGATTTGCAGAGAGACCCTCCAACCTCATGCAGTGCTGGGCCGGTGGGAGAAGACCTCTTCCACTGGCAAGCAACCATCATGGGTCCGCCCGATAGCCCgtatgccggtggtgtattcttCATAATGATCCATTTCCCGCCCGATTATCCGTTTAAACCTCCCAAAGTCAACTTCCAAACCAAG GTTTATCATCCCAACATCAACTCCAATGGCAGCATATGTCTTGACATTCTCAAGGAACAATGGAGCCCAGCATTGACCATTTCAAAAGTCCTTCTCTCCATCTGCTCTCTTCTCACTGACCCCAACCCAGACGACCCTCTAGTCCCTGAAATTGCTCACATATACAAACACCAGAGAAACCGATACGAGGAAACGGCCAGGGCATGGACACAGAAGTACGCCATGGGTTAA
- the LOC115752415 gene encoding uncharacterized WD repeat-containing protein C2A9.03-like yields the protein MSQHQEYPMEYAADDYDVGEVEDDMYFHERVMGDSDTDEDDEYDHLDNKITDTSAADARRGKDIQGIPWERLSVTREKYRKTRIEQYKNYENVPQSGESSEKECKPTRKGGNYYEFWRNTRSVKSTILHFQLRNLVWSTTKHDVFLMSHFSIIHWSSLTCKKTEVLDVYGHVAPCEKHPGSLLEGFTQTQVSTLAVRDKLLIAGGFQGELICKHLDRPGVSYCCRTTYDDNAITNAVEIYDSPSGAIHFMASNNDCGVRDFDMEKFMLSKHFSFPWPVNHTSLSPDGKLLIIVGDDPEGILVDSQRGKTIMPLKGHLDFSFASAWHPDGQIFATGNQDKTCRIWDIRNLSKSVAVLKGNLGAIRSIRFSSDGRFMAMAEPADFVHVYDVKSGYEKEQEIDFFGEISGVSFSPDTESLFIGVWDRTYGSLLQYNRCRNYSYLDSML from the exons ATGTCTCAGCACCAAGAGTATCCGATGGAATACGCAGCAGATGATTACGATGTGGGAGAAGTAGAAGATGATATGTACTTCCATGAAAGAGTAATGGGCGATTCAGACactgatgaggatgatgaataTGATCATCTG GATAATAAGATAACCGATACCTCTGCTGCTGATGCTCGGAGAGGTAAAGATATCCAGGGCATTCCTTGGGAAAGACTGAGCGTCACTCgtgaaaaatacagaaaaactAGAATAGAGCAGTACAAGAACTATGAAAATGTACCACAATCCGGAGAAAGTTCAGAAAAG GAATGCAAACCCACAAGAAAAGGTGGAAACTATTATGAATTTTGGCGAAACACAAGATCTGTGAAGTCCACAATCCTTCATTTTCAA TTGAGAAACTTGGTTTGGTCCACAACAAAGCATGATGTTTTCCTTATGTCCCACTTCTCGATCATTCACTGGTCATCATTGACTTGCAAGAAGACTGAAGTGCTTGATGTTTATGGACATGTAGCTCCTTGTGAG AAACACCCTGGAAGTCTCTTAGAGGGTTTTACACAGACACAAGTCAGTACTCTTGCAGTACGGGATAAATTGCTGATTGCCGGTGGTTTTCAGGGGGAGCTTATTTGCAAG CATTTAGATCGTCCTGGTGTTAGCTACTGTTGCAGAACAACTTATGATGACAATGCTATCACTAATGCAGTTGAGATTTACGATTCTCCCAG TGGCGCTATACATTTCATGGCATCAAATAATGACTGTGGAGTGAGAGACTTTGACATGGAGAAATTTATGCTGTCCAaacatttttcctttccatGGCCGGTGAAT CATACTTCCCTGAGTCCTGATGGTAAGCTTCTGATCATTGTTGGTGACGACCCTGAGGGGATATTGGTGGATTCTCAAAGAGGAAAG ACCATTATGCCACTAAAAGGGCACTTGGATTTCTCGTTTGCATCTGCATGGCATCCGGATGGTCAGATATTTGCCACTGGAAATCAAGACAAGACTTGCCGTATTTGGGACATTCGCAACTTATCAAAGTCTGTTGCTGTACTCAAGGGCAACCTTGGAGCCATCCGATCGATTCGATTCTCATCCGATGGGCGATTTATGGCCATGGCAGAACCTGCTGATTTTGTCCATGTCTATGATGTGAAGAGTGGGTATGAGAAGGAGCAGGAGATCGATTTTTTTGGCGAGATCTCTGGTGTATCTTTCAGCCCCGACACTGAATCGCTATTCATTGGCGTGTGGGATCGCACTTATGGCAGTCTCCTTCAGTATAACCGTTGCAGGAATTATTCATATCTCGACTCCATGTTGTGA